The sequence TTCTTTGCGAAAAATTACTAACGGATTTTTCTTTAACGGGCATTGCAAATAATCAGGGATATAATCTTTCCGGCGGCGAGCGGCGAAGAACAGAAATAGCGCGCGCTCTTGCAATGGAGCCGAAATTCATTTTACTCGATGAACCCTTTGCAGGTATTGACCCGATTGCAGTGGAAGAAATTATGAAAATCGTTCACGACTTGAAGAATGATGGAATCGGGGTACTGGTTACTGACCATAATGTTCACGAAACGCTTTCTATTACGGATAGAGCGTATCTTTTGGTGAACGGAGAAATATTTCAATCGGGAACAGCAGAAGAACTTGCATCGGACGAACAAGTTCGGAAATTATATTTGGGAGAAAAGTTTCGTTTGGACAGATACGAATAATTTTTTTCGAGAGAGGATGTTTATGAAACAACGACGGTACACATTTTGCATTTGGAGAAATAAATAATTTTATAAATCTTTTATTTGATTAAATATTTTTATAGATTTTGCCCGCACACATTTAAGTTTTAAACATTTTTTTTTGTCAATTTATATTCTTGAAAGGCATTTTATTATGAAGCAGATTGCTAATATTTTTTCTGCATTGTCGTTAGCGTTATTATTTACGCTTTCGGCAAAAGCGCAAGTAGTGCAAAACGATGTAATCATCAACGAATTTCTTCCTAACGCACAATCGGCAGATGGGAAAGAGTATGTTGAGTTGTTAGTTACAAGTCCAAATCCTGTTGATATATCAGGGTTTCGTTTAAGCGATGTAAGCACCAAAGCAGGAGCAGGCGGAACATCGGAAGGACATTTGGATTTTCCCATTGCTCCTTATTTACAAGGATTGGTTCAGGGAACAAGAATTCTTATTATTCTTCAAGTTCCATCGGGTAATCCCAATAATTATTCCATTGAAGACCATGACCCGAGTGATTCAGTGCTTGTATTATTTACGAATGCACTTTCTGGAGGTTCGTTAATTGCATCGGGAGTATTGGATATATCAACGAATGAAAATATTGTTCTTCTTGATGGTTCCGGTTCAACCTCCAATGTGATTGATTATGTTTCGACTGGAACAAATGCAAGTCAAGCAGGGTTTCCGGATGCCAAGTGGTACAAATTGACGGATAGTATTGCCACATCCTCATCAGGAACAGTAACATATTTTTCCAATGACCGTTCTGGAGGATTGAACAACGATACGAGTTCGATGACAATATGGAAAACAAATCAACCAGCCGCAGATAAAACACCTGGGCAAAAAAATAAGAATCAAACATTTCCGTGGATAACAGCAGCATCGGGAGACGGAAGCGCAACCATTGTGAACATTACCTCATCGGAAAGTGTTTTATTGAACTCATCAATTTTCAGACGAAATTCTGGAGGACAAGATGTCCGCATAGGAGTAATAGGAGTTGCTTCAGGTATTCTTGATACTGTGATAGTAGAAATTCCACAAGAATGGACAGGTTTTAACGGGGGAAATGTTACGCTTGGTGGAAAATTTACTGGTAAAACGTATGTGGTTTCTGATAATAAAATTATTATTCCTGATGCCGGATTAGATGCTACACAAGGGACTATAGATATTTTTGGTTTTGATACACCAAAT is a genomic window of Ignavibacteria bacterium containing:
- the lptB gene encoding LPS export ABC transporter ATP-binding protein, which codes for MTNNVVTLRSENLWKRYKKRDVVKGVSVQVAQGEVVGLLGPNGAGKTTTFYMIMGMISPNAGEVFLGNSNITKMPMYKRARFGIGYLQQEASIFRKLTVRENLLAVLQLRAMKKQERDILCEKLLTDFSLTGIANNQGYNLSGGERRRTEIARALAMEPKFILLDEPFAGIDPIAVEEIMKIVHDLKNDGIGVLVTDHNVHETLSITDRAYLLVNGEIFQSGTAEELASDEQVRKLYLGEKFRLDRYE